The following proteins are encoded in a genomic region of Verrucomicrobiaceae bacterium:
- a CDS encoding helix-turn-helix transcriptional regulator has translation MATQRKYLNYTTPWGVDLARVATAGWTPFLIHESGYQPKLDGWNHSGVDSPFWRFYYNPKPGCHLRFQGQKIPLEPKTAILIPADTVFDCVGPVPACHYWLHFTTSRPGVSFPAAPMPFPVDDTMRCLLAQLIETHQSHADGHRLLHLASALLHVVFAKLNVPSQTLPERLSEVLALIARSPQMKLSNHFLAERAGMSIERFIRSFREHTGHTPAAYILLTRIRLAGEALALTDKTIDQIAIETGFPNRHYLSRMFARNVGCGPAEYRARQRERKGL, from the coding sequence ATGGCAACTCAGCGCAAATACCTCAACTACACCACCCCATGGGGCGTGGATCTAGCCCGCGTCGCCACAGCGGGCTGGACCCCCTTTCTGATCCATGAAAGCGGCTATCAGCCCAAACTGGATGGCTGGAATCACAGCGGGGTCGATTCTCCCTTCTGGCGCTTTTACTACAATCCAAAGCCTGGATGCCATCTCCGCTTCCAGGGCCAAAAAATTCCGCTCGAGCCGAAAACCGCCATCTTGATCCCCGCAGACACCGTTTTCGACTGCGTGGGCCCCGTGCCCGCATGCCACTACTGGCTGCACTTCACCACCAGTCGTCCTGGTGTATCCTTTCCTGCTGCGCCGATGCCTTTTCCAGTCGATGACACCATGCGCTGCCTTCTTGCGCAGCTCATCGAGACTCATCAAAGCCACGCCGATGGGCACCGCCTGCTCCACCTCGCCTCCGCGCTGCTGCACGTCGTCTTTGCAAAGCTCAATGTGCCCTCTCAAACGCTCCCTGAGCGCCTTTCGGAGGTACTCGCCCTCATCGCTCGCTCACCACAAATGAAGCTCTCAAATCACTTCCTCGCCGAGCGAGCTGGAATGAGCATCGAGCGCTTCATCCGCAGCTTCCGTGAGCACACCGGGCACACCCCCGCCGCCTACATCCTCCTCACACGCATCCGTCTTGCTGGCGAGGCCTTAGCACTCACGGATAAGACCATTGATCAAATCGCCATCGAAACCGGCTTCCCGAACCGCCATTACCTCAGCCGCATGTTCGCAAGAAACGTCGGCTGCGGCCCCGCCGAATACCGCGCCCGCCAACGCGAGCGAAAGGGTCTCTAA